The region GTCGAGGCGGGCCATCGTGTTCCAGTCGCGTTCGCGCCCGGCGGCCTCCATCGCCTCGATCAGCCCGCGGGCGTCGGCGGGGGCCCCGCGCCGGTGCCGGCAGATCTCCGTCGCGGCGTGCGACTCGATGACGAAACGGGCCTGGTAGATCTCCTTCATCTCGGTGGAGGTGACGACACGGACCTGCGCGCCGCGGCGCGGGACCAGCTCCACGAAGCTCTCGGCCTGAAGCCGGTGGAGGGCCTCGCGCACGGGAGTGCGCGAGGTGCCGACCTCGCCGGCCAGCGCCACCTCGTCGAGGAACTGCCCCTCGGCGTACCTTCCCGAAAGGATGGCCTCGCCGATCCATTCGTAGGCGCGTTCGCGCGCGGAACGCCTTACGGTGCCGGGGTTTCCGCTGTTCGCTTGTTCTTCCACCTTCCCACCCTACCTTTGCACTCGGTGGATGCACCATGTATACATGTTGTCCACAGCACAGGATTTCATGCTGTGGATCACAGTCGTTCGGCAAGGAGCAGTGTGAGCGCGCAAGGAGACAAGAGGCACGCCGTCTGGTTGACGGAGCCCTCGACGGCGGCCGTGGAGATGGCCCACCTGGCCGGATTCGGCACCGTCGTCCTCGACATCGAGCACGGCCTGTTCGACCTGGCGGCCCTGGACTCCCTCATCCCGTTCATCCGGGCCAAGGGCATGGACGTCATCGCCAAGGTCCTGGGGCCCGAGCGCGGCCCGATCCAGCAGGCCCTGGACTTCGGGGCGACCGCGGTGGCGATCCCCCACGTGGAGTCGGTGGAGCACGCCGCCCGGGTCTGCGGGTACGCCAAGTTTCCCCCTCTGGGGGACCGCTCCTTCGCAGGTGGGAGGACCTCCGGCTACCGTGGCTTCACCGACGAGTGGGTGACGCGGCAGGACCGGGGGACGCGCTGCTACCCGATGATCGAGGACGCCTCGGCGTTCGCCGACATCGAGGCCATCCTGGAGCTGCCCGTCGTCGACGGCATCTTCATCGGCCCCTCCGACCTCTCCCTGCGCCGCGACCGCGGCGCCTACGGGGTCACCGAGGCCGACCTGGACGACCTGCGGCACCTGGCCCGGGCCGCCCGCGCCGCCGGGAAGCCCTGGGTCCTGCCCGCCTGGAGCCCGGCGGAGCAGCGCCTGGCCGTGGAGGAGGGGGCCGCGACCATCGTGACCACCATGCAGTACGGCGCCATGTTCGCCGGATTCACCGGGGCGATCGACGCCCTGCGCACCATCGAGAACGACCTGAGGAGCCGTTGATGACCCTGAACGTCGCCGTCGCCCAGTTCGCCCCCACCGAGGACAAGGGCGCGAACCTGGCCGAGATCGAACGCCTCCTGCGCGAGGCCGCCGCCCGCGGCGCACGCCTGGTCGTCCTCCCCGAGTACGCGGTGTACACCGCCCCCGCCATGGACGACCGCTTCGTCGACAGCGCCGAGCCCCTGGACGGCCCCACCGTGTCCCGGCTCCGGAAGCTGACCGCCGAACTCGGCGTCTTCGCCATCGCCGGCGTCAACGAGACCGCCGGGCGGGGCCGCATCCACAACACCCTCGTCGCCCTGGGCGAGGGCGAGGTCCGCGCCGTCTACCGCAAGGTGCACCTCTACGACGCCTTCGGCTACAAGGAGTCCGACCGCGTCCTGGCCGCCGACCCGGCCGCGCCCGAGCTGCTGGAGGTCGACGGGTTCACGGTGGGCATGCAGACCTGCTACGACCTGCGCTTCCCGGAGACCACCCGGACCCTGGTGGACGCCGGCGCGGACGTCGTCGCCCTGCCCGCCGAGTGGGTCCCCGGCCCGCTCAAGGAGTACCACTGGAACACCCTGCTGCGCGCCCGGGCGATCGAGAACACCGTCTACGTCCTCGCCGCCGACCAGAGCGGCCCGACCGGCTCGGGCAACAGCGCGGTCGTGGACCCCATGGGCATCGCCCTGGCCTCGCTCGGCGAGGCCCCCGGCGTCGGGACGGCCGTCCTGGAGCGGTCGCGCCTCGACGCGGTCCGCAAGGCCAACCCCGCCCTGTCCCTGCGGCGCTACCGCGTGACACCAGCGAAGTGACGCCATGAAGGCATTCGGATCCCACACCCCGAACAGGGTCCGGCGGCGGCTCCGGTGGGCCGCCGCCGGCGCGGCCCTGGCGCTCACCGCGACCGCGTGCTCCGGCACCCCCGGCACCGACGGCACCTACGTCCTGCACTACACGACGTACTCCAACTCCACCTCCGACCAGTCCCGCGCCATCCAGCGGTGGGCCGAGGAGGTCGAGGAGGCGACCGGCGGCGGCGTCACCGTCCGCTTCCACTACTCGCAGAGCCTGGTGGGCGCGGACGAGTCGGTGCAGGCCACCCTGGACGGCCGCGCCGACATGGCCCAGGTCGGCTCCATCTACGCAGCCTCGGACCTGTCCATGTTCACCGTCATCGAGCTCCCGTTCGAGACCAAGAACCCCGAGGTGCAGATGACCGCCATCGAGCGCCTCTACGAGGAGAACGAGGTCTACCGGGAGGACTTCGACCGCCAGGGCGTGCGCCTGCTCTTCCCCCTGCCGCTGGGCATCGCCGCGGTGGGGCTCCAGGAGGAGGCGGACGACCTGGACGACCTGCGCGGCCGGAGCGTCCGGGCGGGCGGCCTGACCTCCGAGGTCATGCTCGCCGCCGGGGCCAACCCGGTCGCCATGACGGCCAACGACATCTACGAGTCCATGTCCCGGGGCGTGGTGGACGGCTACACCTCGCTGGCCATCGCCAACCTGCCCACCTTCGGCCTGTCCACGAGCACCCCGTACGTCATGGACCCCGGGATCGGGGCGTACTCGTCCTCGATCGTGGTCATCAACGAGGAGCTCTTCCAGTCCATGCCGCAGGAGTACCGCGACGCCCTGACGGAGGCCTCCTCCTGGGGGATCTCCCACGGCCTGGAGGAGATGGACGCCCTGGGCGGGACCGCCTGCACGGAGCTGAAGGAGTCCGGGGCGCGGTTCTCCTCGCTGCCCGAGGACCAGGTGGCCGAGCTGCGCGACGAGGTGGACGCCGCCGAGACCTGGGTCGCCCGCTACGAGGAGCGCGGCTACGACGCCCGGTCGGTCCTGGACGACTACCGGCGGATCATCGCCGAGGAGACCGCGTCCTCCGACTACGCCGACCCGCTGATCGCCTGCATGGAAGGGGAGGACGCATGAACCGGCTCCGTCCGCCGCGGCCCCTCACCGCCGTGTCGACCGCCCTCGGCCTCGCCGCGGGCCTGCTGCTGCTCGCCCTGATGCTGCTGACCGTGGCCGACGTGGTGAGCCGCAACGCCCTGGGCCGTTCGATCCTGGGCACCGTCGACATCTCCACGCTGCTCCTGGTGATGGTCGCCTTTCTGGGACTGGCCGCCGCCGAGATCGACGGCAGGCACGTCTCCGTGGGCCTGATCGAGGCGCGCCTGGGCGAGCGCACCCGGACGGTCCTGTCGGGCCTGCGCGCCCTCCTGCTGCTGGTCATCGGCGGGCTGATGGTCTGGGGCCTGGCCGAGGTGCTGTTCAGCGCCGTCGACCGCAGCGAGACCACCAACGACATCCTGCGCCTGGCGACCTGGCCGGCCAAGCTCGTCCTCTTCGTGTCCTTCCTGCTGTTCTTCGCGGCGGCCGTCTGGCGGGAGGTGCTCGAACTCCGGGCCCGCCTGTCCGGCGAGGCCTCCGGGGACGCGGTGGCGGACCTGGTCGAGGCGGCGGGCGTCCCCGAGGCCGCGGACACCGCCCCGGAACCGGTGTCCGCGGCCCGCCACGACGAGGAGGTCGGACGATGACCGGAGGAACGCTCCTGATCCTGCTCGCGGTGGTCGCGGTCTTCCTGGGACTGCTCGCGATCAGGCTCCACGTCGGGCTCTCGCTCATGCTGGCGGGCCTGCTCGGCATCGTGCTCATGCGCAGCACCGACGCCGCGGTCAGCACGGTGGCCAACCAGCCCTACTCCACGGCCGCCGACTACTCGCTGACCATCATCCCGCTGTTCATCCTCATGGGCGT is a window of Nocardiopsis changdeensis DNA encoding:
- a CDS encoding GntR family transcriptional regulator — protein: MEEQANSGNPGTVRRSARERAYEWIGEAILSGRYAEGQFLDEVALAGEVGTSRTPVREALHRLQAESFVELVPRRGAQVRVVTSTEMKEIYQARFVIESHAATEICRHRRGAPADARGLIEAMEAAGRERDWNTMARLDQAFHGSIVRHRGNAVLAEMYEAMRPRQVRLSVRTITEAPERLDTIEREHRMIADRLAEHDGEAAVAVLATHLREVPEVVRAFPG
- a CDS encoding HpcH/HpaI aldolase family protein; this encodes MSAQGDKRHAVWLTEPSTAAVEMAHLAGFGTVVLDIEHGLFDLAALDSLIPFIRAKGMDVIAKVLGPERGPIQQALDFGATAVAIPHVESVEHAARVCGYAKFPPLGDRSFAGGRTSGYRGFTDEWVTRQDRGTRCYPMIEDASAFADIEAILELPVVDGIFIGPSDLSLRRDRGAYGVTEADLDDLRHLARAARAAGKPWVLPAWSPAEQRLAVEEGAATIVTTMQYGAMFAGFTGAIDALRTIENDLRSR
- a CDS encoding carbon-nitrogen hydrolase family protein; translation: MTLNVAVAQFAPTEDKGANLAEIERLLREAAARGARLVVLPEYAVYTAPAMDDRFVDSAEPLDGPTVSRLRKLTAELGVFAIAGVNETAGRGRIHNTLVALGEGEVRAVYRKVHLYDAFGYKESDRVLAADPAAPELLEVDGFTVGMQTCYDLRFPETTRTLVDAGADVVALPAEWVPGPLKEYHWNTLLRARAIENTVYVLAADQSGPTGSGNSAVVDPMGIALASLGEAPGVGTAVLERSRLDAVRKANPALSLRRYRVTPAK
- a CDS encoding C4-dicarboxylate TRAP transporter substrate-binding protein, which gives rise to MKAFGSHTPNRVRRRLRWAAAGAALALTATACSGTPGTDGTYVLHYTTYSNSTSDQSRAIQRWAEEVEEATGGGVTVRFHYSQSLVGADESVQATLDGRADMAQVGSIYAASDLSMFTVIELPFETKNPEVQMTAIERLYEENEVYREDFDRQGVRLLFPLPLGIAAVGLQEEADDLDDLRGRSVRAGGLTSEVMLAAGANPVAMTANDIYESMSRGVVDGYTSLAIANLPTFGLSTSTPYVMDPGIGAYSSSIVVINEELFQSMPQEYRDALTEASSWGISHGLEEMDALGGTACTELKESGARFSSLPEDQVAELRDEVDAAETWVARYEERGYDARSVLDDYRRIIAEETASSDYADPLIACMEGEDA
- a CDS encoding TRAP transporter small permease subunit produces the protein MNRLRPPRPLTAVSTALGLAAGLLLLALMLLTVADVVSRNALGRSILGTVDISTLLLVMVAFLGLAAAEIDGRHVSVGLIEARLGERTRTVLSGLRALLLLVIGGLMVWGLAEVLFSAVDRSETTNDILRLATWPAKLVLFVSFLLFFAAAVWREVLELRARLSGEASGDAVADLVEAAGVPEAADTAPEPVSAARHDEEVGR